A single Aspergillus puulaauensis MK2 DNA, chromosome 7, nearly complete sequence DNA region contains:
- the set2 gene encoding SET and WW domain protein (BUSCO:EOG09261B14;~COG:K;~EggNog:ENOG410PGM7;~InterPro:IPR001214,IPR001202,IPR036020,IPR003616, IPR013257,IPR006560,IPR025788,IPR038190;~PFAM:PF17907,PF08236,PF00856;~go_component: GO:0005634 - nucleus [Evidence IEA];~go_component: GO:0005694 - chromosome [Evidence IEA];~go_function: GO:0005515 - protein binding [Evidence IEA];~go_function: GO:0018024 - histone-lysine N-methyltransferase activity [Evidence IEA];~go_function: GO:0046975 - histone methyltransferase activity (H3-K36 specific) [Evidence IEA];~go_process: GO:0006354 - DNA-templated transcription, elongation [Evidence IEA];~go_process: GO:0006355 - regulation of transcription, DNA-templated [Evidence IEA];~go_process: GO:0010452 - histone H3-K36 methylation [Evidence IEA];~go_process: GO:0034968 - histone lysine methylation [Evidence IEA]), with amino-acid sequence MSTHDNADSQSEFVADGVTAMKLEPSDNLSDAPILNGGGVTMKPDSQAASPEPGIKSERATTSLAKSRSSSRTPAKSENSETVEGDLKGEGGNDTSGTERVGGGITVKLEPGQPPKLTRNSSQKVIPRPPRLFLDLPDSTKEAQKTFEVIEACQYANKYMGYTEHAMECDCAEEWDTTSATNRACGEDSDCINRATKIECMGDCGCGPDCQNQRFQRGEYARVAVIKTDKKGYGLRAEEDLRPHQFIFEYVGEVINEGPFHRRMRQYDGEGIKHFYFMSLSKGEFVDATKKGNLGRFCNHSCNPNCYVDKWVVGEKLRMGIFAERHIQAGEELVFNYNVDRYGADPQPCYCGEPNCTGFIGGKTQTERGTKLPNATIEALGIDDADGWDTAVAKRPRKKKMGEDDEEYVDSVQPKSLDESGVTKVMAALMQCKEKWIAVKLLGRIQRCDDERVRNRVVKMHGYQILNSQLSMWKDDYNVVLQVLDILDKFPRLTRNKIIDSKIESTIHPLTSCGDERVEQRATVLLQLWSTLEVGYRIPRMKRDPNASTPAVSQFQRRENVSDERQQRSISRSRSRSIEAPRGPAAQKRGGQGPRNPHHHHGPRPFRRRFEPLPQGWFAAESNGRTYYYSARGDTTWTRPTKPAPQPPPPPKESRDKALQNIIDGIMNAKEQTPKEKSGTPATPQPSKPTPESKDGQEKWKNYSEEKQKKLYENTLFPHIKYVVDKFKHKLPKDDLKRYAKDVAKKLVNSDFKNNRVEDPTKIDDKQQKKVKKFCKEFFDKAVAKHQAHEQRKTQKVTEEHGTDKKPATPAGGQSDGEDETPDAKMSDDEGSMEKTGAGGVKRKRDELGVGNGDTPDDTPTSSTKRQRSSTPPPPPPPAMAPNDDDADDDDDDDMSVRSDEPDADVDEVVLVGNPTPPPPPPPPPPPQEDADPPDPSTDPNGHDFEGYSKMNRSHQTHIGIKGNV; translated from the exons ATGTCAACTCATGACAACGCGGACTCTCAGTCAGAATTTGTTGCCGATGGAGTTACAGCGATGAAACTAGAGCCGTCAGATAATCTCTCCGATGCTCCGATTCTCAACGGTGGAGGGGTTACAATGAAGCCCGACTCCCAAGCCGCATCGCCAGAGCCTGGGATAAAGAGCGAACGAGCTACCACATCCCTAGCGAAATCTCGATCCTCCTCCCGCACTCCGGCCAAGAGCGAAAATTCGGAAACAGTTGAAGGAGATCTgaagggagaggggggaaaTGATACGTCCGGTACGGAAAGGGTTGGAGGAGGTATCACCGTCAAATTGGAACCGGGACAACCTCCAAAGTTGACTCGTAACTCCTCACAAAAGGTCATTCCGCGACCACCACGACTTTTTCTGGACCTGCCGGACAGTACCAAGGAAGCTCAAAAGACATTTGAAGTGATCGAAGCCTGCCAGTATGCCAATAAATACATGGGCTATACGGAACATGCAATGGAGTGTGATTGTGCGGAAGAATGGG ATACCACTAGTGCTACGAATCGAGCTTGTGGAGAGGACTCAGACTGCATCAACCGCGCGACGAAGATTGAGTGCATGGGCGACTGTGGATGTGGACCTGATTGCCAGAACCAACGATTCCAGCGAGGAGAATATGCGCGCGTGGCTGTAATCAAGACCGACAAGAAGGGCTATGGTCTCcgcgctgaagaagatctgCGGCCGCATCAGTTTATTTTCGAGTACGTCGGGGAGGTCATTAATGAAGGTCCGTTCCATCGCCGCATGAGACAGTATGACGGAGAGGGGATCAAACATTTTTACTTCATGTCCCTTAGCAAGGGCGAATTCGTGGACGCAACTAAGAAGGGAAACCTTGGGCGTTTTTGCAATCACTCTTGCAATCCCAACTGTTATGTCGATAAGtgggttgttggagagaaaCTCCGCATGGGCATTTTCGCTGAACGCCATATCCAAGCCGGCGAGGAACTAGTTTTCAATTACAATGTGGATCGGTATGGTGCAGATCCCCAGCCGTGTTACTGCGGTGAACCCAACTGCACGGGCTTTATTGGTGGGAAGACTCAGACAGAGCGGGGAACGAAGTTGCCAAATGCGACAATTGAAGCCCTGGGCATTGATGACGCCGATGGATGGGATACTGCCGTTGCAAAGCGgccgcggaagaagaagatgggcgaagacgatgaagaataCGTGGACAGTGTGCAACCCAAATCATTGGATGAGAGTGGGGTTACAAAAGTCATGGCGGCTCTTATGCAGTGCAAGGAGAAGTGGATTGCAGTCAAGCTTCTTGGGCGCATTCAACGTTGTGATGATGAACGTGTGCGCAACCGGGTAGTGAAAATGCATGGATACCAAATTCTCAACTCTCAACTCAGCATGTGGAAGGATGATTATAACGTTGTGTTACAAGTCTTGGACATCCTGGACAAGTTTCCCCGGCTAACGCGTAATAAAATCATTGATTCGAAAATCGAGTCAACGATTCACCCGCTAACCAGCTGCGGTGACGAAAGAGTCGAGCAAAGGGCGACTGTGCTATTGCAACTCTGGTCGACCTTGGAAGTCGGTTACCGCATTCCCCGTATGAAGCGAGATCCCAATGCCTCTACGCCGGCTGTCAGTCAGTTCCAGCGACGAGAGAATGTCTCAGACGAGCGACAGCAACGGTCTATATCGcgatctcgatctcgatcAATCGAGGCTCCTCGCGGGCCAGCAGCACAAAAACGGGGTGGCCAAGGCCCAAGAAACCCACACCACCATCATGGCCCTCGCCCGTTCCGCCGACGGTTCGAACCTCTCCCACAGGGGTGGTTTGCGGCTGAGTCAAATGGCAGGACATACTACTATTCCGCTCGGGGCGATACTACCTGGACACGACCAACAAAGCCGGCACCTCaaccgccaccgccgccgaaaGAGTCGAGAGACAAAGCCCTTCAGAATATCATTGACGGTATCATGAACGCAAAGGAGCAGACTCCCAAAGAGAAAAGTGGCACTCCTGCTACCCCTCAGCCATCTAAGCCTACACCAGAGAGCAAAGATGGGCAAGAAAAGTGGAAGAACTATAgtgaagagaagcagaaaaagcTCTACGAAAACACG CTCTTTCCCCACATAAAATACGTCGTTGATAAGTTTAAGCACAAGCTTCCCAAAGATGATCTTAAACGATACGCGAAAGAT GTAGCGAAAAAGCTAGTTAACTCAGATTTCAAAAACAATCGAGTCGAGGATCCTACGAAGATCGACGACAAACAACAGAAGAAAGTCAAAAAGTTCTGCAAAGAGTTCTTCGATAAGGCTGTTGCTAAGCACCAGGCCCACGAACAGCGCAAAACCCAGAAAGTTACCGAAGAACACGGAACAGATAAGAAACCTGCGACACCAGCCGGTGGCCagagcgacggcgaggacgaaACTCCAGATGCGAAGATGTCAGACGACGAAGGTAGTATGGAAAAGACAGGGGCTGGTGGTGTTAAACGAAAGAGAGACGAACTTGGCGTCGGTAATGGGGATACCCCAGACGACACACCAACTTCGTCAACCAAGCGACAGCGCTCGTCAACTCccccaccaccccctccGCCTGCCATGGCTCCCAacgacgatgatgctgacgacgacgacgacgacgacatgaGCGTTAGGAGCGATGAGCCTGACGCTGATGTTGACGAGGTTGTTCTGGTCGGCAACCCAAcaccgcctcctccgcctcctccgcctccgcctccgcaagAAGATGCCGACCCTCCAGACCCAAGTACAGACCCGAACGGACACGACTTCGAAGGATACAGCAAAATGAACCGGTCTCACCAGACTCATATCGGCATCAAGGGAAATGTATAG